The genomic stretch TACTTTTGCCGAATCAATTTTAGGAGGAGATTTGATGGTGGGCTTACTGGCAGTAACTAGAGGCTTTGGTTGTATTACTTTAGTGGTTTTTGCCTCTGTTGATGGGACTGGGGAATGATTGTTGTTGCTATTATTGCCTTCAGAAGAGGACATTTGAGGACGAGGGGGGGTCAATAACATGGGAGTATCCTTAGAAGAACCTTCTGGTGATGACGGGTGGTTGGTATATACTGCAAGGATTTCTTGCTTTTTATTTTTGGTTTTCAATTCTAATGACGCAGGATTTTTTTGATCTTTATGGTTAATAGTGGTAGTTTTTTTGACTTGGTTATTGGCAGAGGTCATAGGATAATTTTTTGCTGCTTTTTTGATATTTTCTGCTTGAGTTTCTGTGATAGTACTGCTATGATTTTTAACATCGATCGACAAACGTGAACATATATCTAATACGTCCTTGTTATCTAGTTCAAGCTCTTTTGATAAATCGTATATTCTTATTTTTCCGTTTTTCATCCACAAATTGCCCTAATTGTACTATATTATAACTGTTTTTACTAATTTTTAGTAATAAGGTTTTTTATTTTATATTTAATTGTGAGTTGTTTAATAGGGTTTGGTTATTTTTAATAGCCTATTAATAGTTGTAATAGCAGTTGGTTTTTTCTTTTGAGACAAATAAATTGTTGTTTTTATCTTTCTCTATTTTTGCCTAAGATCGAGTTTAGAACTTAAGCAATGATTACATATACCAATCCTATCGAATCAATCTAATATTTTTATTGTTCATGGGTTTTAACTCATCGAATAAGAATTTTTTACATTTCTTAACCTTTGTTTTAACTCCCACATTTACTATTATGATGATTTTTCTAACTCAATGATGATTTTTTTGTCATTATGAGGGTAGGATGTTACGTATTAGGTTTGAGATTTAGTTTGTTCTAGTTTTTGCCACAATTGTTGATAAATTTCTGATGGAACATCAATTTTTAATACCCTAGATAAACGCTTTTTTTTCTGGGCTAAATTCAGACATTGGTATTGAGGACAAAGATAAGCCGATCGACCCATACCAACATCCAAAGTAATATTATTATCAGGATGGTTTTTAACAATTCTCCAAAAGTTTGTCCGATCGTTGATGAGATGACAACTAATACAACGACGATAATTGGTTTGTTTATTCGGATTCTTCATCAAGATATTGTGACTTACGTTTTATATCTATTTTCCATCCTGTCAAACGAGCGGCTAGACGAACATTTTGTCCTTCTTTACCGATGGCTAGACTTAAATGGTTGTCAGGCACTACCACTAAAGACTGTCTTTCTTCAGGGTTAAGAAGTTTCACCAAATCAATTTGAGCGGGGCTTAAAGCATTGGCAATATAAGTACCCGGATCAGGCGACCAACGAATTACGTCTATTTTTTCTCCTTTTAACTCATTAACTACTGCTTGAATACGAGAACCTCTTGCTCCAATACAAGATCCTACAGGATCAACATCTCTTTCTAAAGTGTCCACGGCAATTTTAGTCCGGGCTGAAATATTGGGGTTTGTGGGATTTGCTTCCCTTGCGATCGCCACAATTCTAACAACACCATCTTCTAATTCTGGAACTTCATTGGCAAAAAGATAAACGACTAAACCAGCATCTGCACGGGAAACAACTAATTGAGGGCCTCTTTGAGAACCTTCTCGTACTTTTTTCAGATAAACTTTAAAAGAGGCATTTGCTCGATAATTGTCACTGCTGATTTGTTCATGGAAAGGCAATTCTGCTTCAACTTCTGGTCTTCCGTAAGCACTTTGAAGGGTCATAATAACAGATTTTCCCTCAAAACGAAGCACTTTAGCGGTTAAAACTGCTCCTTCTAACTCTTTAAATTCCGCTTGAATAATAGCTCTTTGTTGATCTCTAAGTTTCTGTTGCAATACTTGTTTAGTTTGAATAGCCGCCATACGTCCGAAGTCTTTTTGTTCGGGAGTGACATCAACTAAAACCTCATTACCAAGTTCAACATCTTCATTAAACTCTCTTACTTCTGCTAAGGGTATTTGATGATCTGTATCTTCTACATTTTCTGTGACCATTTTCAGAGCTAAAACTCTAAACCCTTCTTCATCTATATCTAACTCTACCCGAAAATTATCGAAATATTCTTCGAGAAAAGGTTGAGGATGTTTAGAACGGCGAAAACGCTCATAGCCTTTAAATAGTGCTTCTCTTAGAGCTTCCTGAACAGAATTTCTGGGTAAGTTATGACTTTGACTGATTTCTTCAATCAGCATTTTTAAACCGGGTAATTTAACGATACTCATGATAATGAATAATAAATGGTGAATAATTGATAGTTAAATATTTTTTAGTCTTCTAGTCTCCTCGTCTGTTATTCTTTGTTCTCCAGTTGAACTTGTTTAACAATGTCTCTAGGAATGGCTATCATTTTGCCTTTACAGTTGATGTGTATTGCTTTTTCGTCTCTACCTTGAAGATTTCCTTGCCATTGAGTGTGTTTTTTATATTCCGTATTCGTTTCCACAATGACGGGAAAGCCCTTAAAACTGATAAATTCTCGATCAGTAGTAAGATTGTTTCCAATGCCCGGACTCGAAATTTCTAACATATAAGCAGAGGGAATAATATCTTTTGCATCGAGGGTTTCTTCTAATAGGCGACTCATTTTTTCACAGTTATCAAGACTGGTATCCCCTGATAGGTTGCGAATATCAATCCTTAACACGGGAGGATTTTTGTTTGCTTGAAATATTAAATTAACTATTTCTAGGTTTAATTCTTGGGCGATGGATTCGGCTATTTCAGTGATATTCGGTGTCAGAGGATGAGTCATAAATTAGATACAATTTCGATCGATAAACAATAAAAAGCAATAAAAAAAGCGGGGTTTACCCACTCCGTCGATACATTTTTGACTCTTTTTCATGGTTTCAGACTATGATCGTTGCCAACTTTTAGGGCTTTGAGATGATCTGAATGTTTAACTTAATGGAAAAATGATGAAAAAGTAGAGTTGTCAGATAAATTATATCATAGCATAAAACTTCTTATAGAAACCATTTGGTATCTATTACAATGTTATGAGAAAATGCTTGTAACTTTTATCATGTTTTACTCCCGTAGTCTAACAGATCAAGAATGGGAAATCATTAAACCCCTCTTGCTACAAAAGAAACTAACCCGTCCCCTCAAATGGTCTAAAAGACAAATTTTGGATGGTATTTTGACTCAAAAACGGTTGTAATTGGTGTGATTTGCCGATAGATTTACCCCCTTATTCTACCGTGTATTGGCATTACAAACACTGGAAAAAAGATAGTGTTATCGATAA from Geminocystis sp. NIES-3709 encodes the following:
- the nusA gene encoding transcription termination factor NusA, translating into MSIVKLPGLKMLIEEISQSHNLPRNSVQEALREALFKGYERFRRSKHPQPFLEEYFDNFRVELDIDEEGFRVLALKMVTENVEDTDHQIPLAEVREFNEDVELGNEVLVDVTPEQKDFGRMAAIQTKQVLQQKLRDQQRAIIQAEFKELEGAVLTAKVLRFEGKSVIMTLQSAYGRPEVEAELPFHEQISSDNYRANASFKVYLKKVREGSQRGPQLVVSRADAGLVVYLFANEVPELEDGVVRIVAIAREANPTNPNISARTKIAVDTLERDVDPVGSCIGARGSRIQAVVNELKGEKIDVIRWSPDPGTYIANALSPAQIDLVKLLNPEERQSLVVVPDNHLSLAIGKEGQNVRLAARLTGWKIDIKRKSQYLDEESE
- a CDS encoding YlxR family protein yields the protein MKNPNKQTNYRRCISCHLINDRTNFWRIVKNHPDNNITLDVGMGRSAYLCPQYQCLNLAQKKKRLSRVLKIDVPSEIYQQLWQKLEQTKSQT
- a CDS encoding transposase, whose amino-acid sequence is MFYSRSLTDQEWEIIKPLLLQKKLTRPLKWSKRQILDGILTQKRL
- the rimP gene encoding ribosome maturation factor RimP, with product MTHPLTPNITEIAESIAQELNLEIVNLIFQANKNPPVLRIDIRNLSGDTSLDNCEKMSRLLEETLDAKDIIPSAYMLEISSPGIGNNLTTDREFISFKGFPVIVETNTEYKKHTQWQGNLQGRDEKAIHINCKGKMIAIPRDIVKQVQLENKE